In one Fusarium falciforme chromosome 5, complete sequence genomic region, the following are encoded:
- a CDS encoding Plasma membrane fusion protein PRM1 — MFSSRKQPDDPPVYPAVPDSLRTESIEMSEMRKVQEARADTAPTVTPYLSLRSRLSQIWMNRWTILLLLVLIRVIILIADLNDNVGDAKTKALSACTKVEDVGSAMASMPHYLSRGVNELAASGIEKSVEAMVYMLDLIIVGVQNLIIFYINFLTATYVCLITAMVHGSLDVVANVTEDATKAFNKIIDKVAKEIEDIAGNLEDGINKVTEGIEDSVFGDLIPDIPKVNFTEPIQDLKNFDLNSTTFVSDVRQLEEDLPDFREVQNMTEEAISKPFNFVRQALNETYSNYKFDRDAFPLAQKKQLTFCSENDALNEFFTNLFELIAKAKTIFIVVLVLLAVAAIVPMAWLEIKRWRRQQQHARLIAKGQFDSMDVVYIASRPMTATWGIKVASRFKGKKQILVRWCIAYATSVPALFVLSLAIAGFFSCFCQFLLLRAVRDEVPALADQVGAFADDVVQSLESVSDEWANGANGVIKGLNDDINNDVLGYVTNATDAVNDTLNTFLETMDDGLNTAFKGTILLDPIKTVLHCVIGIKIESVQKGLTWVHDHSQVNFPLFENNTFSMGAKDSIDGDSDLNTFLASPSSVTTDEVTGAVQAVTDWLHNNLIQDALISTGLLLLYCLVVLIGVVWTLAGMASPDKGRAEGGMRYTGDDRPNASPHIGHRDETNPGGVMHFPRFGSSSGEEDSYRQAPNGGDEKLMSGATGGRPMQVEGNQRSSSYGYLDSTSGKY, encoded by the coding sequence ATGTTCTCCTCGCGGAAACAACCCGACGACCCGCCGGTCTACCCGGCCGTCCCTGACTCCCTCCGGACAGAGTCGATCGAAATGTCCGAGATGCGAAAGGTTCAGGAAGCCCGCGCCGACACTGCTCCTACTGTTACTCCGTACCTCAGTCTCCGTTCAAGGCTCTCTCAGATTTGGATGAATCGCTGGACGATCCTCCTGCTTCTGGTCCTGATTCgagtcatcatcctcatcgccgaCCTCAACGACAATGTCGGGGATGCTAAAACCAAGGCCCTCTCGGCCTGCACCAAGGTCGAAGATGTTGGAAGCgccatggcctcgatgcCTCATTACCTGTCACGAGGTGTCAACGAGCTTGCCGCTTCTGGAATCGAAAAGTCCGTCGAGGCTATGGTGTACATGCTcgacctcatcatcgtcggcgtCCAGaacctcatcatcttctaTATCAACTTCCTCACTGCCACTTACGTCTGCCTAATCACAGCCATGGTACACGGTAGTCTTGACGTCGTTGCTAATGTCACCGAGGATGCCACCAAGGCGTTCAACAAGATTATCGACAAGGttgccaaggagattgaagATATTGCCGGAAACCTCGAGGATGGCATTAATAAGGTTACTGAGGGCATCGAGGACTCCGTCTTTGGTGATCTGATCCCCGACATCCCCAAGGTCAACTTCACGGAGCCTATCCAAGACCTCAAGAACTTTGACCTCAACTCCACAACGTTTGTCTCGGACGTTCgccagctcgaggaggatcttCCCGATTTCCGAGAGGTCCAGAACATGACTGAGGAGGCCATCTCCAAGCCTTTCAACTTTGTTCGCCAAGCTCTCAACGAAACCTACAGCAACTACAAGTTCGATCGGGATGCATTCCCTCTGGCCCAGAAGAAACAGCTGACCTTTTGCTCCGAGAATGACGCTCTCAACGAATTCTTCACCAACCTGTTTGAGCTcatcgccaaggccaagaccatcttcatcgtcgtccttgtcctACTGGCCGTGGCCGCCATCGTCCCCATGGCCTGGCTCGAGATCAAGCGCTGGCGACGACAGCAACAACATGCGCGTCTCATTGCTAAGGGCCAATTCGACTCCATGGATGTTGTCTACATCGCCTCTCGCCCCATGACCGCGACCTGGGGAATAAAGGTCGCCTCTCgcttcaagggcaagaagcaaATCCTGGTGCGTTGGTGCATTGCCTACGCCACCTCTGTGCCGGCCCTGTTCGTCCTGTCTCTCGCGATCGCCGGTTTCTTCTCTTGCTTCTGCcagttcctcctcctcagggCCGTTAGAGACGAAGTCCCTGCTCTGGCTGACCAGGTTGGCGCCTTTGCCGACGACGTGGTGCAGAGCCTGGAGAGCGTTTCTGACGAATGGGCCAATGGTGCCAACGGTGTCATCAAGGGCCTCAACGACGACATCAACAATGACGTTCTCGGCTACGTTACTAACGCTACGGACGCCGTCAACGACACTCTCAACACCTTCCTTGAAACCATGGATGATGGCCTCAACACTGCCTTCAAGGGtaccatcctcctcgaccccATCAAGACTGTCCTGCACTGCGTCATCGGCATCAAGATCGAGAGTGTGCAAAAGGGTCTCACATGGGTGCACGACCACTCCCAAGTCAACTTCCCCCTCTTTGAGAACAACACATTCAGCATGGGCGCCAAGGACTCGATTGATGGTGACTCGGACCTTAACACGTTCCTTGCATCCCCGTCGAGCGTCACTACTGATGAGGTCACGGGGGCTGTCCAGGCTGTCACCGACTGGCTCCACAACAATCTGATCCAGGATGCCCTCATCTCCACCGGCCTGCTGCTACTCTACTGCCTTGTGGTACTCATCGGAGTTGTATGGACACTGGCCGGCATGGCCTCACCCGACAAAGGCCGTGCTGAAGGTGGCATGCGTTACACCGGAGACGACCGACCCAACGCCAGTCCCCATATCGGACATCGCGACGAGACCAATCCCGGCGGCGTGATGCACTTCCCTCGATTTGGATCCTCCTCAGGCGAGGAAGACAGCTATAGACAAGCACCGAACGGAGGTGACGAAAAGCTCATGTCCGGTGCAACAGGGGGTCGTCCCATGCAGGTCGAGGGCAACCAAAGAAGCAGCTCCTACGGCTACCTCGACTCGACAAGCGGCAAGTACTAG
- a CDS encoding Methyltransf-11 domain-containing protein: protein MTTAVPNDQATDLSKQYDTPLGLAHSTMQALKDRIKLHYDLASDYYLSLWGEHIHHGYWPTLESQETQTKEQAQINLIRLLLDTSKLSSNTAVLDVGCGIGGTSRYLASEHGCSVTGITISPKQVEIANRLTKAAKEEHSQAGLSKTPDDGGFTQLGTGKVRFLELDAEKMGDFFDDQQGSFDAVWISEALSHFPNKALFFENAKKVLKPGGKLVLADWFKAEDLNEAAFVNDIKPIEDGMLLPPLCTQQGYIDFANQAGLDIFSGPNDISQEVRKTWDITWSLVQNPSLWAFAFTQGRDGIAFLQSFRAMRRGYANGTFRYAVMAFVKGADI from the exons ATGACCACCGCAGTTCCTAACGACCAGGCCACCGACCTGAGCAAGCAATATGACACTCCTCTCGGCCTCGCCCACTCCACCATGCAAGCTCTCAAAGACAGGATCAAGCTCCACTATGACTTGGCCAGTGACTATTACCTGAGTTTGTG GGGCGAGCACATCCATCACGGGTACTGGCCAACACTAGAATCCCAGGAAACGCAGACGAAAGAGCAGGCACAGATAAACCTCATTCGACTGCTACTCGACACCTCCAAGCTTTCGTCCAACACGGCTGTTCTCGATGTAGGATGTGGCATCGGCGGGACGTCTCGCTATCTAGCCTCTGAGCATGGCTGCTCTGTCACCGGCATCACCATCTCGCCCAAGCAAGTCGAGATCGCAAACCGGCTCACCAAAGCCGCAAAAGAAGAACATTCACAGGCAGGCTTGAGTAAGACTCCAGATGACGGTGGCTTCACCCAACTGGGTACCGGAAAGGTCCGGTTTCTCGAGCTGGATGCCGAAAAGATGGGCGACTTCTTTGACGACCAACAAGGATCCTTTGACGCTGTCTGGATAAGTGAAGCGCTAAGTCATTTCCCAAACAAAGCCTTGTTCTTTGAGAACGCGAAAAAGGTCCTCAAACCGGGAGGTAAGCTGGTGTTGGCGGACTGGTTCAAAGCCGAGGACCTAAACGAGGCGGCCTTTGTCAACGACATCAAGCCCATTGAAG ATGGCATGCTTCTTCCCCCACTCTGTACCCAGCAAGGCTATATCGATTTTGCGAACCAGGCAGGGCTCGACATCTTCTCTGGTCCAAACGATATCAGCCAAGAGGTCCGAAAGACATG GGACATTACCTGGTCACTTGTCCAAAACCCATCGCTTTGGGCATTCGCCTTCACACAGGGCCGCGATGGCATCGCTTTCTTGCAGTCATTTCGCGCCATGAGACGTGGATATGCGAATGGGACTTTTCGGTACGCTGTCATGGCATTTGTCAAAGGGGCAGATATTTAG